AGTAAAAGTTACCTGCTCTCTAACCGTGTGTACAGCTGGGTGTTGTCTGTGCGTAGGACAAAGACGATGTGGAACCAGCGTTCAGGGAACAGGTCACAGCCATGATAGTCAACAATTGCACCACCTTCTACCATCTTTTCATCCAGCTCATCCACCACCTGCAGAATCTCAACAGGTCACAATATTTACATATAACATCCATCCAACCtcattcaaaatgtgtttacaaTTCGCTTCACCTTGGTTCAACAATTTCAAATTAAACACACTTCAGCTCAAAGAGGGACTAAACAACCCCTGCAATCCCCTTAATTATGGTGATAAATTTGTCTATAATTTGTATACACACATGGAGTGCCAGATCTCAAAGATGTTACATGCACCAAGTTACATTTAACCAAAGTTCATACGTGATTTCCACTCCACTTCAATTCAGCACACAAAACAGCTACTCATGCCAAGTTATAAAAGTTATAAAAACGTATTTCAGATGGCTGGGTGTGGCTGAATCCAATTACTAGAGGGATTGTACTGCCTGTCAACATTTAACTACAGTATATCACTGTGTCTCCACCACGTGCTGGTGTTTCATATGCCGCCTGCAATCAATTTAACAGATTAACAACAGATTAACCCCCCTTCCACAATGTAGAAAGACGAAAGAAGTGCCAAAAGGAGTGCAGtcattgacatttttaaaaggagcattcagttgttttcataaataaagataaatttACTAGTCATTCGGAGTTATATAGATCACGTATGCCTGAGTTAATAACTAGAGGTATTTGAGTTTGAAAGACAAGGAGGATCCAgttaaggtgataatatgtaaCATTTTGTCATTAGAATGTAACAAAAACAACTAGGCTGatgttatactgtatatagttaGAAATTTTAgaaggagaaataaaccccTACAGGATGAATAGATGAATATGTCATCTGTCATGCTCtctatacattatcccttacatatatataatataaatatagattttGTTGAGTTGTACTCTTACAACATCATctcaaatgtttccaacaaagTTCATACAAGGAGAAATCTGCAGTTTTAGTCAAGGTAATGGTGTGCTTCATTTGGTGGCCTGTCAATGAAGTCATACCCCCTTTACCCCCTAAATTTTTTTCTAACCCATCTCTTGTGAGCCCCCTAACTTCATGGAAGTCTTACAACTAATAAGTAGAGCACACCCTTCTTTAAGCAATTAGCTAGCTAAAGGCTAGTTAAAATATCTAATCCAATGTATTCACTTTGCTAGGTGCTCCATTGTCAGGAGTGTCTGGCCTTTGGTTAAGGAATGAGATTCTAACCCTAGCATCAATATGTCATCATGGGGAATGAAGGCTGCTGGTGAACAAGATAAGACAGGGAATCCATGCTCAGGGAGTCTAACTAAGACATAAAACAAGGAAGCAGAGTggtgcagttttgttttgtgcagtaCAGATCAGCATATCAGAATGATGTTCAAAGAGGGCATGTGGAATTTAACTCACCCTGTCCTCATCCAAGATCGGGCACTGGTATTCTTCATCATAGCCATCATAAAGCTGTCCTGGTGAAGATAAGAcaaaataagactttattaatccctaGCTGGGGAAATCccagtgttacaggcagcagccaatagcagtaggaataacaacagaatagaaaaatacaaaataaaagttgactctctctctcatatataTTAAATAAGAACTAGAAAAAAATTGAAGAAATGtatattgccacaaaagaaCTACAAAAATAATGCCAGAAAAAAATATACCGGCAAAATATGAGGAAAATTTTGAAAGTTGGTCAAAGCTTTCACCTTCTTGGGCCAAGTCTCCTATGTTAACATAGGTCAGCCCTGTCCGCTGGGCCAGCTCCTTTCCTAAAGTGGTCTTTCCAACACCGGGGGTTCCTATAAGAGAGAGGAGCAATATTCAAATAGGCAATTTGTAGTATAACGTAACATTACAAAGTCCCAGACCTGCAAAGCCCTAAGGAAGTGCAACCCTAAGATCATTGTATCAGCCGATGGTATTATTTTAATAACAGTGGCATATTAACTCAATTGTTGAGTTCCCCATGATGACATATTGATGCTAGGGTTAGAAGTTGAAGTTTAACATCACCTGTTAACAGAACATTTGGTCTCTTACTCGTC
The DNA window shown above is from Chelmon rostratus isolate fCheRos1 chromosome 5, fCheRos1.pri, whole genome shotgun sequence and carries:
- the ak6 gene encoding adenylate kinase isoenzyme 6 isoform X1; translation: MKTSKRPNVLLTGTPGVGKTTLGKELAQRTGLTYVNIGDLAQEGQLYDGYDEEYQCPILDEDRILQVVDELDEKMVEGGAIVDYHGCDLFPERWFHIVFVLRTDNTQLYTRLESRGYTGKKLQDNVQCEIFQTIYEEAMEAYNEEIVHQLPSNTPEDLERNLEQIVQWIEQWMKDHN
- the ak6 gene encoding adenylate kinase isoenzyme 6 isoform X2 is translated as MKTSKRPNVLLTGTPGVGKTTLGKELAQRTGLTYVNIGDLAQEGQLYDGYDEEYQCPILDEDRVVDELDEKMVEGGAIVDYHGCDLFPERWFHIVFVLRTDNTQLYTRLESRGYTGKKLQDNVQCEIFQTIYEEAMEAYNEEIVHQLPSNTPEDLERNLEQIVQWIEQWMKDHN